The nucleotide window CGAAACAATTAAGAaattcattattactataatattaaaagtatataaatagtcatttttttaaatatattaaatatttacatgcttgtttcttataatatataatatagttttttctaaaaatatagtattttcaaattatgtTGCATGTTCCATTTTATATgcaaattacataaattcatattatttttatttaatatagataaattaaaaagtaATTTTAATGATCccaataattttatttttatcctatatacttcaatttagaaatattttttattgggtaattttataatatacttTGCATATTTGTCCCACAgtttaaaacaacaattagcactgaaacCGTATTTATTAAGCTATTTATAatcttaaataagtctttaaatgtatattatttttaaaatcatacttagtaaatattaaatattaaatatatatatatatatatatatactgatgatattttaaagtataatagaaaagtATAGGTGATTCGGTTGTCATATTggcctttaagaggagagagataagatatatttgctcttttaatatataaatttagataaatattcgttAAATGTTCTGCATTGTTCATtcttatcttatatattttattattattattattatcaatacatatcattcaaataatttattaaaaattcaatattttattaattctatgataacgtaatgttgttttatatataaaaattggtATTCAATAAacactaataatataatacgcgttaatatggaataataaaatggaaattAACATTAAGTCTTTAAAATTTTCTCCATTTATCCAatattttagaatataaaagtaCATATCCCCAGTTGAatctttaataaatatataaaaatgatgcatttataatttattattatgcgTCTATTCGATAAaattcatattaatatttaattatatgaatgtttcacaataaaacaatattttaatattagtaTAGTATTTTGttagtttatatatataagcatataataataaagaattctatctattatattatttataattattataacaaactataacattatattttattaatatacttatattttattttttaactattttaaaatataatttatttataccttaAAACTATTAagcttaaaaattaatggTGATTGacataatattatacctttatggtaaataaattaaaatatatataactatttctactatttgaatttaaaacattaatAGAAacataaagaaaatgatactatatataatcgaaaaataaaaggattgtatacatatatctataatgtattttttatgtattactaaaatgttagatgcataaaatgccttttatagataacgttgtattgtcgattctcggtcgatattttatgaatatctgTTATTACAGTTTAGTTGGATAgcatgatttaaattaaaatcaaTGTGGTacaaattataagttttactaaataaaacatttcaccaaataaagaaacatattatgatatgcataattcaatatatctctgggttatcaaggtttatataataggaaatcatgatatagcataatatgaattcgTGTATACCCactatctatattaatatatccaatatagacattttattttaatcatattatatctatataaatactcaattatatatgttatacaccccatttcatattaatagaTATGCTCCTTTGGGGGGTACATATTTGTACTTAATTTCAAGATTAAACATACGagtatagtatatatatttaatcaccATTTATagacaaataaatatgataaaattgtaaaaaaattaataaaaatataacccTGAGCCAAAACATAGATTCCACAGAACAAAACTATAAACCACAGTACAGAACCATGGCCCAAAATACGAATTCTCCAAAACGAAACTCCAAACCTAAATCTGAACCATCAGTATagcttataattttattaataagtgTGCTTAAATtagtttatttaaaataattataaatattagcTAAAAATTAGTACCTTCAAAATCCATTTATACATAGCATATATACATGGAAATAAGGACAAATGAGTTTTTGAAAAACGGTAAGCACAtacaaattaattatataacgtgattatatattaaattaaaatatataataatataacaaacaattgaattatatttcattattatataaaatgtaaaggTATAACTTTTATggcataaaatattaaatatattatttctattaaaatcatataaaacatacatattttcaaatttaattCAAACAAAtaatcaaattataatattaaatcaaaaaaataatatatatagaaccATTAAGTACAACGGCCCTGGTATTAGCGTCAAAATAATTACTATACATCCCAAAAACGACACGGTTAATTTGATTagttctttttttaattttttaataaatttgaattttttattattactatttgatgtaatttcattatattcatcatttttCAATTGTTTTAAGTCTTTATGTTCTGATACAgaactatttttataattttccaatTGTTTTAAGTCTTTATGTTCTGATACAgaactatttttataattttccaatTGTTTAAAGTCTTCATGTTTTGATGCAGAactattttcatctttttttattattctttcATCATGTATCGGTTGTATTTCTAATTcaccatttattttattatcaagtTCTTTTGTTAATCCTTCTAATTCTTTTCGAAacatattaattaatttttttgtcttactatctgcattttttaaattaagtAATGCATGTTCTGATACAGaactattttcatttttttttattattattttatcatgtATCGGCTGTATTGCTAATTCgccatttattttattatcaagcTCTTTTGTTAATTCTTCTAATTCTTTTCGAAActtattaattaatttttttgtcttactatctacattttttaaattaaatgatGTGTTACTTTCTTTACGCTTCTTTATGtgtgaatatataatatttcgaAGATATTCTATTTCTTTGTTACCACcattataatcattaaatTGACTTACAAGACTCAAAGTTGATtcataaaattcatttaaatCAAATTGGTTATCTGCATCTGATAATATTCTATTATTTCTAAAGTTTATTACATTCCTTTCAAGGTGTATCCCTCTATCGTTTACAAAGTATAGTTCCTGAAAAGAAATGAAACATTTATTAACACATATATAACTAATTTTAATTGTTTCTTTAACTTAAGTGTTTTACCAATACATGAGACAATAATATAAGGTTAATGTGAAACAATAGATACGAAAATTATAatcaaatattaataataaaagaaaataatgtgTAACTTACATTTTTGGCATATTCAAAAGAACAAATaacaattgaaaaaaaaacatattttaaaatacgGGCTCTCATTTTTagctttatttattaaataaatgaacTAATATATGTAGTTTGAAATCATGTTTATAACTTGATATTTATTCccaaaatattaatatttattagttttttgttctaaaatttatgagtaaatgaatatatctataaaaaaacGGAATTTATTAACTTTTTGCACTTTCAATGGAATTAATTAATTATGTAGCCATTGTAATAAATTTcgttatattcattaaaattatttatggatataaatattatatattttttcaaataaatattaacttttctctaaaaaatatgccatttttaatattttaattataaaaaaaaatatatgtatataataattttccctaaaatatattttttggaaaTTTGTTATACAAATAGgcttttaatttaatttacaATACATTGGTGTACTTAGtgatacatttttaaatttttataaacttatatttttctattattgtTTACATATGAACACATTAATAAATATCTATTAAAATaatcaaatattatatatatttttttatatgaataaatacaAACATATAATGAAAACATTAACAAAGCACCATTgatatttacatttaaattgtttctaatttattatattttattatcatatttctccaattttaaatattaataatactcTCCATTTGATTTACCACTTTTTtgtaaacatattttttttcataaattggtatgtaattattttatttataaatacacCCCATAATATATAgcatcaaatatattatttgtattaaaatcatataaaatactCATATTTTCAAATGTGATTCAAACAAAtaatcaaattataatattaaatcaCAAGAATAATACACATGGAACCAATATATTGAAAGAGGTaccaatttatttttatctcaagttgaaaaatgaaatatactTAATGCtattaacttttattttcatattcattTAACAGACGTTAAGACACTTTTGTATTTAAGAAATACAATATTTGactttataaataataattaaagacaaaaaaatatgataattcAGTTATAATAGAGAATTCCAtcatatagaaaaattattttatattttactataaaacataaaatagaGTCTTAATATGACTCCCATTtatgaaattaatatattaatagacaaatttactatttattattattatttaaatttatatattttttaaattagaCTTCAATTATAAGttaatttatcatataaataatcactttttcttttataaacaaaaaaatcaacaaacaaaataaattaataagtATACAGGACCAACTTGCATaagtttgtatatatttaataatctCATTTTCTCATCGACTCAATTTACGACTTTTTTCATCGTTCTTCCTTACTTCCCCTTTTTCTCTCCCAGTTTTCATATTATGCAtcgtaattatttaaatcaacGTTCTCTTCTAGGGCCAAGTCGATTCCAATGTTTGATCAATTTACACATAAACCATTAATCacaaattaacaataaaatacaaaaagtaCATAGTTCAACACATTTAACATTAAGTTATATTAACGAGAAATGCAATTCttataatttatcaaatatatttctttattgtTACTTTTGATAGTAATATTCATCCTCATTTTTCTTACATATTTAGATTTAATGTAAATCTTAAAATCTCCAACTTATTCTAtacttatttttaataattagtttcctataaatatttaaaacaatccattaaactaataaatattatcgaattattaaaaattaaataaaaatataatgcttaaccctaacccgaatatgtgCTCCACAAATTCAACCTGACCAACAacataaaactatataaagttatgcaaaaattacttatttccaaatagacaggttcgtaaaatatataaatcattatttcTATTCCTGAGATAGTCactctcttcgaatcatatattaatgatttattctcttctttatattttttagtttttctcttaatttttgtttttgaaatcgtttccgaaatccaaataacgaatactaatataaaatgttaagaagcgtaTGTCtgtttgttaatgtttgcatatataatgaaaataatttttaaattccttattatttaccttataagaaactcccaataaaattgatgctgcaacaaatataaatgcaaTTGAAATTAGCGAATTAGTTAGAAGggatgaaaaattattacatttactttttaaattatcataatcatttaataatatagaaaatattttaatatatgaattGTTTCCAGCAATACTAGAATCTTGCTTAAgttcttcatattttttaaaaaaatcattattatattccaAATATTTCTCGCATTCTGGATTGACTTCATCAAGTTCATTATACAagttacataatgatttaaatgcattataaaatttagatatatctttaatgtCAATAGTCGTCAAATCTTGTGTTTTATCTATAAGCTCCTTATAATTATTACAACCTTCAATACTAGTTATAGACTTTTTGTAATtatcactatttatatatatactataaaaaaattttagaCTGTTGTTTTCTTGATTTTTTATTGCgcttaacatataacttaaccatatgatAATGTATTGGACAATACCGatgttattttttgcatGATTCTTAAGCGAAGAAGAATCCCCAAAGAATTCATTAagtaaatataaacatccagcgCTAATTTTTTCGAGATCAGTATCACAATTACTATTACAATACTTTTTGAAATGTTGATCATTCTTAAATTGATACTTTCCACTATTGTTTAATTCATCGGGAAAATCCTTCCATACATTCTTGAACCgtttacactaagaaaacatttaaaaacaattattagaaatatgtattattgaGAATTTTACttaaataaagtttaatgatatttttatataatacaatatcaaaaaatgcatataccacttccttattcattataattgggttttattttttatttgtaaattgagtaaaaTCATGCTATTTTAAATACATTGCCCCCAATATGTGACGCTAATACTataaccctatatataacaactgtctgtagttaaatatattataagttttttaataattaaattaatatataataataaagtaaTATGATTACTAAAGAAACTTTCTATCtctttttatgataattagctaaattaccttaaatagagggttgcttaatacatttttgattaaatatagatatagtgcattttatacaaaaactTATATTCTTAATAATATCtagtataactttattataaaaatggatatatttttataatgaatttaatgttatttcCTTGTATttatgtttgaacatagaaaaggaatatatgtatatcttatgttttaatgattgcccttctaaaacttaaatactgcataaatttaaaaaataaaaagttctattattactataattcttaaaagaatataaataatcattttttaaaatatattaaatatttacatacttgtttctaatacaataaaccatagttttactaaaattatagtattttcaaattaagttattttacttacatctatatgcaaattacataaatttatatagtttttaattaatatatatattaaaattatatttgaacaatttcaataactttatttttattcataaatattCCAATTTAGAAGATTctttattgggtaattttataatatattttgcacatatTTTCCAtggtttaaaacgacaattagcactgaccccgtatttataagcttaaataagtattgGAATGCATactgtttttaaaataatacttagtaaatattaaatattaacatataaataactattgatgcaaattttaaagtataatagaaaactatgtgtattaggttggtatattgcactttgagaggagagataagggaagtatgtttttttaagacaTAAATGTAGccatataatatttacttattctacatagtttaattatgttttatattttttaccattAAAACTTtcaattaatgtatatattaaaattaatcattaaaaatgacttagaattattttctaaatatatagtttgcttttaaattttaataaataatactgtactacatattttataataaactatatttagttCTATAATggaaaacaatattttaaggaaactatataattattaatattattttgcttaGTAGCactaattctaatattagcacattaaaaaaaaactaagttaaacttttaatattttatttgatgctttgtgcatacaattttaatcCTATCTCCCGtttagtaatatatataatgaatttataccCATGTAATCgaaataaacataatacaTTTGTTCAGggttaataatatattaatctaTTATTGTTGTTAATAATGGTATATCACTGTATACTACAATGAGCTAATTAATGCACTCAAGAGGAATACATTAAATCAATTAGGAATTGTCCTTgtttaattgttttaaagcacaacattttataatatatatttcatattgtaataaaaatatatttaaattatagatttagagtttttatatatataataatctaatataaatattattagctCAAAagaaattaattattatttgcctTCTcgatataattaatattagtatttaattatatgaaggtttcaaaataaaacaatatttcaatattagttattagtaaagtattttattagattatacgtataggtatataataataactgtattatatctattatattatttataattattagaacaaaatatgaaatcttattaatatacttatattttatttttaaccaatttaaaatataatttatttatacctcaactataaatttttaaaatgaatagtgattaatttattattatacctttatgataaataaattaaagcatataaaacaacttctattaataataattaattgtaatacaaatgtaaatgaaatagaaaaagagaatagtaactacaattaaaacttaaaaaatattgtatatatagtggaatttttatgtattactaaaaatgttagaagcataataatattttatagacaatgctatattgtcgattctcgatcgatattccatgtatctatattttatagctatctattatatattggtaatatgcttaattaatcttaaaagcacacaaattaatatgaatattcaaaattaattttattataatatatacattcatgtataataatattatacagttcagttatcaaaataaagtttaaagtAATCGTGAAACAAATTagaagttttactaaataaagaaacatattgtgttatacataatttaatataaccATAGATTAAcaacttttatataataaataattatgatatagcataatatatagccaatatatatattaacactcaattaaatatgtatactatATGGGAAATATGCTGTGATccctttcatattatatggccctttttggttgcatatttggaCTTTTAAACTTGATCTCGAAATTATGTATACgggatgatacatatatttaattagtgttcaaattataaaaaataaaataaggatataatactt belongs to Plasmodium yoelii strain 17X genome assembly, chromosome: 11 and includes:
- a CDS encoding fam-b protein, which translates into the protein MRARILKYVFFSIVICSFEYAKNELYFVNDRGIHLERNVINFRNNRILSDADNQFDLNEFYESTLSLVSQFNDYNGGNKEIEYLRNIIYSHIKKRKESNTSFNLKNVDSKTKKLINKFRKELEELTKELDNKINGELAIQPIHDKIIIKKNENSSVSEHALLNLKNADSKTKKLINMFRKELEGLTKELDNKINGELEIQPIHDERIIKKDENSSASKHEDFKQLENYKNSSVSEHKDLKQLENYKNSSVSEHKDLKQLKNDEYNEITSNSNNKKFKFIKKLKKELIKLTVSFLGCIVIILTLIPGPLYLMVLYILFF